One genomic segment of Pseudomonas chlororaphis subsp. aurantiaca includes these proteins:
- a CDS encoding MFS transporter, which translates to MDNSQTLPLGAAAAPAKEKTTASRLKSIFSGSVGNMVEWYDWYVYAAFSLYFAKVFFPKGDTTAQLLNTAAIFAVGFLMRPIGGWLMGLYADRKGRKAALMASVLLMCFGSLIIALTPGYETIGVGAPILLVLARLMQGLSVGGEYGTSATYLSEMATKERRGFFSSFQYVTLISGQLIALAVLIVLQNVLTTEELQSWGWRIPFGIGALCAIVALYLRRGMEETESFTKKKEKPKESLMRTLMRHPKELMTVVGLTMGGTLAFYTYTTYMQKYLVNTVGMSISDSTTISAATLFLFMCLQPVIGALSDKIGRRPILIAFGILGTLFTVPILTTLHTIQSWWGAFFLIMAALIIVSGYTSINAVVKAELFPTEIRALGVGLPYALTVSIFGGTAEYIALWFKSVGMETGYYWYVTACIAVSLLVYITMKDTRKHSRIETD; encoded by the coding sequence ATGGATAACTCGCAAACCCTGCCTCTTGGGGCGGCAGCTGCGCCTGCCAAAGAAAAGACCACCGCCAGCCGCCTGAAATCGATCTTCAGCGGTTCGGTCGGCAACATGGTCGAGTGGTACGACTGGTACGTCTACGCCGCCTTCTCCCTGTACTTCGCCAAAGTCTTCTTCCCCAAGGGCGACACCACCGCGCAACTGCTCAACACCGCCGCGATCTTCGCCGTGGGCTTCCTGATGCGCCCGATCGGCGGCTGGCTGATGGGGCTCTACGCTGACCGCAAGGGCCGCAAGGCCGCATTGATGGCCTCGGTACTGCTGATGTGCTTCGGCTCCCTGATCATCGCCCTGACTCCCGGCTACGAAACCATCGGCGTCGGCGCCCCGATCCTGCTGGTCCTGGCGCGCCTGATGCAAGGCCTGTCGGTCGGCGGCGAATACGGTACCTCGGCCACCTACCTCAGCGAGATGGCGACCAAGGAACGTCGTGGCTTCTTCTCCAGCTTCCAGTACGTGACCCTGATCTCCGGCCAGCTCATCGCCCTGGCGGTGCTGATCGTGCTGCAGAACGTGCTGACCACCGAAGAGCTGCAATCCTGGGGCTGGCGCATTCCCTTCGGCATCGGCGCCCTGTGCGCAATCGTCGCGCTGTACCTGCGTCGCGGCATGGAAGAAACCGAGTCCTTCACCAAGAAGAAGGAAAAGCCGAAAGAAAGCCTGATGCGCACCCTGATGCGTCATCCGAAAGAGCTGATGACCGTGGTCGGCCTGACCATGGGCGGCACCCTGGCCTTCTACACCTACACCACCTACATGCAGAAATACCTGGTGAACACCGTCGGCATGAGCATCTCCGACTCCACCACCATTTCCGCGGCGACCCTGTTCCTGTTCATGTGCCTGCAGCCGGTGATCGGCGCGCTGTCGGACAAGATCGGCCGACGGCCGATCCTGATCGCCTTCGGCATCCTCGGCACTCTTTTCACCGTGCCGATCCTCACGACCCTGCACACCATCCAGAGCTGGTGGGGCGCGTTCTTCCTGATCATGGCGGCGCTGATCATCGTCAGCGGCTACACCTCAATCAACGCGGTGGTCAAGGCCGAGCTGTTCCCGACCGAAATCCGCGCCCTGGGCGTGGGTCTGCCCTACGCGCTGACCGTGTCGATCTTTGGCGGCACCGCCGAATACATCGCGCTGTGGTTCAAGAGCGTTGGCATGGAAACTGGTTACTACTGGTATGTCACCGCCTGCATCGCCGTGTCGCTGCTGGTCTACATCACCATGAAAGACACCCGCAAACACTCGCGGATCGAGACTGACTGA
- a CDS encoding flavin reductase family protein, protein MSEDIHYYEPAQGHGLPHDPFNAIVGPRPIGWISSQDLQGRLNLAPYSFFNAFNYIPPIIGFSSVGRKDSLNNIEQTGEFAWNLATRPLAEQMNQSCAAVSAEVNEFELAGLTPVASKVIAVPRVAESPVSFECKVTQIIQLQRADQELVPSWLILGEVVAVHIATWLLKDGIYDTAAAEPILRGGGPADYFQLGPEALFKMFRPGAVR, encoded by the coding sequence ATGTCCGAAGACATTCATTACTACGAACCCGCCCAGGGCCACGGCCTGCCCCATGATCCGTTCAATGCCATCGTCGGCCCGCGGCCGATCGGCTGGATTTCCTCCCAGGACCTGCAAGGCCGGCTGAACCTGGCGCCCTACAGTTTTTTCAACGCCTTCAATTACATTCCACCGATCATCGGTTTCTCCAGCGTCGGTCGCAAAGACAGCCTGAACAACATCGAGCAGACCGGCGAGTTCGCCTGGAACCTCGCCACCCGCCCGCTGGCCGAGCAGATGAACCAGAGCTGCGCCGCCGTATCGGCCGAGGTCAACGAGTTCGAACTGGCGGGGCTGACGCCCGTGGCCTCGAAAGTGATTGCTGTGCCGCGGGTAGCCGAAAGCCCGGTGTCCTTCGAGTGCAAGGTCACCCAGATCATTCAACTGCAGCGCGCGGATCAGGAGTTGGTGCCCAGCTGGCTGATCCTCGGCGAAGTGGTCGCCGTGCATATCGCCACGTGGCTGCTCAAGGATGGGATATACGACACCGCCGCGGCAGAACCGATTCTGCGCGGCGGCGGGCCGGCGGATTATTTCCAACTGGGGCCAGAGGCCTTGTTCAAGATGTTCCGCCCGGGGGCGGTCAGGTAG
- a CDS encoding putative quinol monooxygenase, which produces MSTHIPVSHMAFVRARAGRSTELGARLSSLIEPSRQAKGCLQFALQHSQCDADLWLVSGFWSSQQAMTDYFCSPAMAIFAELVQDLVVNSLDFHTFRDVSAAQAEGEYAQLNRAPVHQLAS; this is translated from the coding sequence ATGTCCACGCATATTCCCGTCAGCCACATGGCATTCGTTCGCGCCCGCGCCGGGCGTTCAACCGAGTTGGGTGCTCGCTTGAGCAGCCTGATCGAACCATCCCGCCAGGCCAAAGGTTGCCTGCAGTTCGCCTTGCAGCATTCGCAGTGCGACGCTGACTTGTGGCTGGTTTCCGGATTCTGGAGCAGCCAGCAGGCGATGACCGATTACTTCTGTTCTCCGGCCATGGCGATATTCGCCGAGCTGGTCCAGGACCTGGTGGTCAACAGCCTGGATTTCCATACCTTCCGCGACGTCTCGGCGGCCCAGGCCGAAGGCGAGTACGCGCAACTGAACCGGGCACCGGTACACCAGCTGGCCAGCTGA
- a CDS encoding AraC family transcriptional regulator yields the protein MSSLETQQPPLDAEMEKQRAELAGIIARNTGEDGSYATAIQSLFVSRYSHSHDFASVLAQPALCIMAQGRKEVRLADEEFNYDPLNYLVVSVSMPLSGRLADVSPLEPVLALRLDIDPAEISTLIADAGPLGVPNRPVGRGLYVERLDTPMLDAVLRLTRLLATPKDIAMLAPLIRREILYRLLRSPQGHRLYEIAIANSQGHRVSQAIKWLNSNYEQPLRIDDLARGVNLSVSTLHHRFKAMTAMSPLQYQKQLRLQEARRLMLTEGLEASAAGYRVGYESPSQFSREYSRQFGAPPLRDMARLRSSV from the coding sequence ATGTCATCGCTCGAAACCCAGCAGCCGCCACTGGATGCGGAAATGGAAAAACAGCGGGCGGAGCTGGCCGGGATCATTGCGCGCAACACCGGCGAAGACGGCAGCTACGCCACGGCGATCCAGTCGCTGTTCGTCTCGCGCTACAGCCACTCCCACGATTTCGCCTCGGTGCTGGCCCAGCCGGCCCTGTGCATCATGGCCCAGGGTCGCAAGGAAGTACGGCTGGCCGACGAAGAGTTCAACTACGATCCGCTCAACTACCTGGTGGTCTCGGTTTCCATGCCATTGAGCGGGCGCCTGGCCGATGTCTCGCCGCTGGAGCCGGTCCTGGCCCTGCGCCTGGACATCGACCCGGCCGAGATCAGCACGCTGATTGCCGATGCCGGGCCGCTGGGGGTGCCGAACCGTCCGGTCGGCCGCGGCCTGTATGTGGAACGCCTGGATACGCCGATGCTCGACGCCGTGCTGCGCCTGACCCGCCTGCTGGCTACGCCCAAAGACATCGCCATGCTCGCGCCGCTGATTCGTCGGGAAATTCTCTACCGGCTGCTGCGCAGCCCCCAGGGCCACCGGCTGTATGAGATCGCCATCGCCAACAGCCAGGGCCATCGGGTCAGCCAGGCCATCAAATGGCTGAACAGCAACTACGAGCAACCGCTGCGCATCGACGATCTGGCGCGCGGGGTGAACCTCAGTGTGTCGACCCTGCACCACCGCTTCAAGGCCATGACCGCCATGAGCCCCTTGCAGTATCAGAAGCAACTGCGCCTGCAGGAAGCCCGGCGCCTGATGCTGACCGAGGGGCTGGAGGCGTCCGCCGCCGGTTACCGGGTCGGCTACGAAAGCCCCTCGCAGTTCAGCCGCGAATACAGCCGCCAGTTCGGCGCCCCGCCGCTGCGGGACATGGCGCGCCTGCGCAGCAGCGTCTGA
- a CDS encoding aldehyde dehydrogenase family protein: MSQANLLNGLYIDGQWRAGSERLPVINPSTEEPLALVAGGDRHSVEQAVTAAQAGLAQWAAASGAERGAVLRRIAAGVAERRERLMHLQSSNNGKPQFEAAIDVDDVIATFEYYAGLAEGLDAAQDRDVPLPSDDFSARVRREPCGVVGLIVPWNFPMVTTAWKLAPALAAGCSVVLKPSEVTPLPELELAAIIDRSGLPKGVFNLVCGTGLAVGAPLAADPRVAKISFTGSNAVGVQVMQRAAETVKGVSLELGGKSSLLVLADADLELAVELACGGGFFNAGQMCSATSRVLVADELADEFLLRLKARAEAIRVADPFDPEVEMGALVNQAQYQRVLGHIDRGLSAGAKLVCGGERPADRARGFFIRPTLFTEVPLDSALWREEIFGPVLCVRSFASEVEAIALANDSEFGLVASVVSSDVESAERVANALQAGLVWINAPQVIFPQTAWGGYKQSSIGRELGPWGLQAFQEIKHVVRAR; encoded by the coding sequence ATGAGCCAGGCAAACCTGTTGAACGGCCTCTACATCGACGGTCAGTGGCGTGCCGGCAGCGAACGGCTGCCAGTGATCAATCCCTCCACCGAAGAACCATTGGCGCTGGTCGCTGGCGGCGACCGGCACAGCGTCGAGCAGGCGGTGACGGCCGCCCAGGCCGGGCTGGCGCAGTGGGCCGCGGCCAGCGGTGCCGAGCGTGGCGCGGTGTTGCGGCGGATCGCCGCCGGGGTCGCCGAGCGCCGTGAGCGCCTGATGCACCTGCAGTCGAGCAACAACGGCAAGCCGCAATTCGAAGCGGCCATCGACGTCGACGATGTGATTGCCACCTTCGAGTACTACGCGGGGCTGGCCGAGGGCCTGGATGCCGCCCAGGACCGTGACGTGCCGTTGCCCAGCGATGATTTCAGCGCCCGTGTGCGGCGTGAACCCTGTGGCGTGGTCGGCCTGATCGTGCCCTGGAATTTCCCGATGGTCACCACCGCCTGGAAGCTCGCGCCGGCCCTGGCCGCCGGTTGCAGCGTGGTGCTCAAGCCCTCGGAAGTCACGCCGCTGCCGGAGCTGGAACTGGCGGCGATCATCGACCGGAGCGGCCTGCCCAAGGGTGTGTTCAACCTGGTCTGCGGCACCGGACTGGCGGTGGGCGCGCCGCTGGCGGCCGATCCACGGGTGGCGAAAATTTCCTTCACCGGCAGCAATGCGGTCGGGGTCCAGGTCATGCAGCGCGCGGCGGAGACGGTCAAGGGCGTGAGCCTGGAACTGGGTGGCAAATCTTCGCTGCTGGTGCTGGCGGATGCCGATCTCGAACTGGCGGTGGAGCTGGCCTGTGGCGGCGGTTTTTTCAACGCCGGGCAGATGTGCTCCGCCACCAGCCGGGTGCTGGTGGCCGACGAACTGGCCGACGAGTTCTTGCTGCGTCTCAAGGCGCGGGCCGAGGCGATTCGGGTGGCGGACCCTTTCGATCCGGAGGTGGAGATGGGCGCGCTGGTCAACCAGGCGCAATACCAGCGAGTGCTGGGCCATATCGATCGCGGGCTGAGTGCCGGGGCCAAGCTGGTATGTGGCGGCGAGCGTCCGGCGGACCGCGCGCGCGGCTTTTTTATACGGCCGACCCTTTTCACCGAAGTGCCCCTCGACAGCGCGCTGTGGCGTGAGGAGATCTTTGGTCCGGTGCTCTGCGTGCGCAGTTTCGCCAGCGAGGTCGAGGCCATCGCGCTGGCCAACGACAGCGAGTTTGGCCTGGTGGCCAGTGTGGTCAGCAGCGATGTAGAGAGCGCCGAGCGGGTCGCCAATGCCCTGCAGGCCGGGCTGGTATGGATCAACGCACCGCAGGTGATCTTCCCGCAGACCGCCTGGGGCGGCTACAAGCAGAGCAGCATCGGCCGCGAGCTGGGGCCTTGGGGATTGCAGGCGTTCCAGGAGATCAAGCACGTGGTTCGCGCGCGCTGA
- a CDS encoding 5-guanidino-2-oxopentanoate decarboxylase, protein MATCGEVLVKLLEGYGVEQVFGIPGVHTVELYRGLARSSIRHVTPRHEQGAGFMADGYARTSGKPGVCFIITGPGMTNITTAMGQAYADSIPMLVISSVQSRSQLGGGRGKLHELPNQGALVGGVAAFSHTLMSAAELPGVLARAFALFQAGRPRPVHIEIPLDVLVEEADELLDSEPVSIARAGAEPAAIARMSQLLAGARRPLILAGGGAIDAAASLTRLAELLQAPVALTINAKGMLPSRHPLLIGSTQSLVATRALVADADVVLAIGTELAETDYDVTFAGGFEIPGALLRIDIDPDQTVRNYPPKVALVADAHSATEALLAELGKQSLSERDTAWGTARAAALRNALEQQWDAPTRAQTLFLETVVQELPEIVIVGDSTQPVYSGNLTFNPERPRRWFNSSTGYGTLGYALPAAIGAWLGGASERNARGPVACLIGDGGLQFTLSELACAVEARTPVIVLLWNNQGYEEIKKYMVNRDIEPVGVDIYTPDFVGVAKALGCAAQAIDSVDGLRDALRTASDRQGPTLIEIDQAGWMRAVQA, encoded by the coding sequence ATGGCGACGTGCGGCGAAGTGTTGGTCAAGTTACTCGAAGGTTATGGCGTCGAGCAGGTCTTCGGCATTCCCGGGGTGCACACCGTCGAGCTGTATCGCGGCCTGGCCCGTTCGAGCATCCGGCATGTCACGCCGCGTCACGAGCAGGGCGCCGGATTCATGGCCGACGGTTATGCCCGCACCAGCGGCAAGCCGGGGGTGTGCTTCATTATCACCGGCCCGGGGATGACCAACATCACCACCGCCATGGGCCAGGCCTATGCCGACTCGATTCCGATGCTGGTGATCTCCAGCGTGCAGTCGCGCAGCCAGCTCGGCGGCGGTCGCGGCAAGCTGCACGAACTGCCGAACCAGGGCGCCCTGGTGGGTGGCGTGGCGGCGTTCTCCCATACTCTGATGTCCGCGGCGGAACTGCCGGGCGTGCTGGCCCGCGCCTTCGCGCTGTTCCAGGCTGGCCGCCCGCGCCCGGTGCACATCGAAATCCCCCTCGACGTGCTGGTGGAGGAGGCCGATGAGCTGCTCGACAGCGAGCCGGTGAGCATCGCCCGGGCCGGCGCCGAGCCCGCCGCGATAGCCCGGATGAGCCAGTTGCTGGCGGGCGCCCGGCGCCCGCTGATCCTCGCCGGTGGCGGCGCGATCGATGCCGCCGCGTCCCTGACCCGCCTCGCCGAATTGCTCCAGGCCCCCGTGGCCCTGACCATCAATGCCAAGGGCATGCTGCCGTCGCGGCACCCGCTGCTGATCGGTTCGACCCAGTCGCTGGTGGCGACCCGCGCCCTGGTGGCCGATGCCGACGTGGTCCTGGCCATCGGCACCGAACTGGCCGAAACCGACTACGACGTGACCTTCGCCGGTGGCTTCGAGATTCCGGGCGCCCTGCTGCGCATCGACATCGACCCTGACCAGACCGTGCGCAACTACCCGCCGAAAGTGGCGCTGGTGGCCGACGCGCACAGCGCAACAGAGGCCCTGCTGGCCGAACTGGGCAAACAATCGCTGAGCGAGCGCGACACTGCCTGGGGCACGGCCCGCGCCGCTGCCTTGCGCAACGCTCTGGAGCAGCAGTGGGACGCGCCGACACGGGCGCAGACGCTGTTCCTCGAAACCGTAGTGCAGGAGTTGCCCGAGATCGTCATCGTCGGCGACTCCACGCAGCCGGTGTACAGCGGCAACCTGACCTTCAACCCCGAGCGTCCGCGCCGCTGGTTCAACTCCTCGACCGGCTACGGCACCTTGGGTTATGCCTTGCCGGCGGCGATCGGCGCCTGGCTCGGCGGTGCTTCCGAGCGCAATGCCCGGGGGCCGGTGGCGTGCCTGATCGGCGACGGCGGCCTGCAGTTCACCCTGTCGGAACTGGCCTGCGCGGTGGAAGCGCGCACACCGGTCATCGTGCTGCTGTGGAATAACCAGGGCTATGAAGAGATCAAGAAATACATGGTCAACCGCGACATCGAGCCGGTGGGCGTGGACATCTACACGCCGGACTTCGTCGGCGTGGCCAAGGCCCTGGGCTGCGCCGCCCAGGCCATCGACAGCGTCGACGGATTGCGCGATGCGCTGCGCACGGCCAGCGATCGCCAGGGCCCGACCCTGATCGAAATCGACCAGGCCGGCTGGATGCGGGCGGTGCAAGCATGA
- a CDS encoding LysR substrate-binding domain-containing protein has product MKRLPPLPALHTFLITARCCNFTHAAEQLHITQGAVSRQIAGLESHLGYALFQRQARGLSLTSEGREWLPRVEQVFGLISEGVEQVGVNRDTLQLKASTCVMRWLLPRLMQWQKERPDVPVRLTTTVQHGVDFSRERFDAAVIYGAPPPATLGAYHLFDEQLTPVCSPALLEGAIPLKTPADLQQHMLLHPTLDTHDWNTWLKASGTVLNNIGKGQHFETLDLAMSVASQGTGMAIGDWALIGEDLSAGRLVMPFELKVRTGLGYYLVHPDRSAPSPQLRALLDWLVEQARAR; this is encoded by the coding sequence ATGAAACGCCTCCCGCCCTTGCCCGCGCTGCACACCTTTCTGATCACCGCGCGCTGCTGCAACTTCACCCATGCGGCCGAACAGTTGCATATCACCCAGGGCGCGGTGAGCCGGCAGATCGCCGGCCTGGAGAGTCACCTGGGTTATGCCTTGTTCCAGCGCCAGGCCCGCGGCCTGAGCCTGACGAGCGAAGGACGGGAATGGCTACCACGGGTGGAACAGGTGTTCGGCCTGATCAGCGAGGGGGTGGAACAGGTCGGGGTGAACCGCGACACCCTGCAACTCAAGGCGTCCACCTGCGTGATGCGCTGGTTGTTGCCGCGCCTGATGCAGTGGCAGAAAGAGCGGCCGGACGTGCCCGTGCGACTGACCACCACGGTGCAGCACGGCGTGGACTTCAGCCGCGAACGGTTCGACGCCGCGGTGATCTATGGCGCCCCGCCCCCCGCCACCCTCGGCGCCTACCACCTGTTCGACGAACAGCTGACGCCGGTGTGTTCACCTGCATTGCTCGAAGGGGCGATACCGCTCAAGACCCCGGCCGACCTGCAGCAACACATGCTGCTGCATCCGACCCTGGATACCCATGACTGGAATACCTGGTTGAAAGCCTCGGGAACGGTGCTGAACAACATCGGCAAGGGCCAGCATTTCGAAACCCTGGACCTGGCGATGTCGGTGGCCTCCCAGGGGACGGGAATGGCCATTGGCGATTGGGCATTGATCGGCGAAGACCTGAGCGCCGGGCGGCTGGTCATGCCATTTGAATTGAAGGTGCGCACCGGCCTGGGCTACTACCTGGTCCACCCCGACCGGTCAGCGCCGTCGCCGCAGTTGCGGGCCTTGCTGGACTGGCTGGTGGAACAGGCCCGGGCACGATAA
- a CDS encoding NAD(P)-dependent oxidoreductase, with protein MSKIAIIGATGRAGSQLLEEALRRGHSVTAIARNPAKIGNRAGVVSKAVDVLDSAALQAAVAGHDAVISAAHFSTIAPKAVIDPVKKAGVKRLLVVGGAGSLLLPDGSRVIDAAGFPDEYKAEASAGSVFLDTLRQEKELDWTFLSPSAEFVEGERRGQLRLGQDHLLVSAEGKSWITFADYAIAMIDELETPKHSRQRFTVGY; from the coding sequence ATGAGCAAGATCGCAATCATTGGTGCCACCGGTCGTGCCGGTAGCCAACTGCTGGAAGAAGCCCTGCGTCGTGGTCACAGCGTCACCGCGATTGCCCGTAACCCGGCGAAAATCGGCAATCGCGCCGGTGTGGTGAGCAAGGCGGTCGACGTGCTGGACAGCGCAGCGTTGCAGGCCGCGGTCGCCGGTCACGATGCGGTGATCAGCGCGGCGCACTTTTCCACCATCGCGCCCAAGGCCGTGATCGATCCGGTGAAAAAGGCCGGCGTCAAACGCCTGCTGGTGGTGGGCGGTGCCGGTTCGTTGCTGTTGCCCGACGGTAGCCGGGTGATCGACGCCGCCGGTTTTCCGGATGAGTACAAGGCTGAAGCCAGTGCCGGCAGCGTGTTCCTCGATACCCTGCGCCAGGAGAAAGAGCTGGACTGGACCTTCCTGTCGCCATCGGCGGAGTTCGTCGAAGGCGAGCGCCGGGGGCAGTTGCGCCTCGGCCAGGACCATCTGCTGGTGAGCGCCGAAGGCAAGAGCTGGATCACCTTCGCCGACTACGCCATCGCCATGATCGATGAGCTGGAAACACCGAAGCACTCCCGCCAGCGTTTCACGGTCGGTTACTGA
- a CDS encoding MBL fold metallo-hydrolase, which translates to MIGFTSLKRLLLATATLGFAAHAAAVEPALSLDVYNPGTAAIFPVTSVLVSGKKEAILVDAQFGKSQAEQLVEKIRASGKQLTTIYISHGDPDYYFGLDTITRAFPKAKVVASQPTVEHIKATVDGKLAFWGPKMGADVPAKTIVPSVLEGHSLTLEGQKLDIIGLDGKQPDRTFVWIPSIKAVVGGVVVAENIHVWMADTQTAQSHKDWLTTLDTIAALKPQTVVPGHYLGESARSLAPVRFTADYIKAFDEETAKAKDSAELIAAMKKRYPDLGEDSSLELSAKVAKGEMKW; encoded by the coding sequence ATGATCGGATTCACCTCACTCAAGCGCCTGCTGCTGGCGACCGCCACCCTGGGTTTCGCCGCCCATGCCGCCGCCGTCGAGCCGGCCCTGAGCCTGGATGTGTACAACCCGGGTACCGCGGCGATCTTCCCGGTGACTTCGGTGCTGGTCAGCGGCAAGAAGGAAGCGATCCTGGTGGATGCGCAGTTCGGCAAGTCCCAGGCCGAGCAACTGGTGGAAAAGATCCGCGCCAGCGGCAAGCAACTGACCACCATCTACATCAGCCACGGTGACCCGGACTACTACTTCGGCCTGGACACCATCACCCGGGCCTTCCCCAAGGCCAAGGTCGTGGCGTCGCAGCCGACCGTCGAGCACATCAAGGCCACGGTCGACGGCAAGCTCGCGTTCTGGGGCCCGAAAATGGGCGCCGACGTGCCGGCCAAGACCATAGTGCCAAGCGTGCTCGAGGGCCACAGCCTGACCCTGGAAGGGCAGAAGCTGGACATCATCGGCCTGGACGGCAAGCAACCGGACCGCACCTTCGTCTGGATCCCGTCGATCAAGGCGGTCGTCGGTGGTGTGGTGGTGGCGGAAAACATCCATGTGTGGATGGCCGACACCCAGACCGCGCAATCCCACAAGGACTGGCTGACCACCCTGGACACCATCGCCGCGCTGAAACCCCAGACCGTGGTACCGGGCCATTACCTCGGTGAAAGCGCTCGCTCCCTGGCTCCTGTGCGTTTCACCGCCGACTACATCAAGGCCTTCGATGAAGAAACCGCCAAGGCCAAGGACTCCGCCGAACTGATCGCGGCGATGAAAAAGCGTTACCCGGACCTGGGCGAGGACAGCTCCCTGGAGCTGAGCGCCAAGGTCGCCAAGGGCGAAATGAAGTGGTGA
- a CDS encoding LysR family transcriptional regulator, which produces MDRLQAMRVFVTVVDLGSQSAAADHLDLSRPVVSRYLAELEDWVGARLMHRTTRKLSLTAAGTEILPRCRQMLELSTDMQAAVSEPDDAPRGLLRISVSTSFGQAQLADAMATYVKRYPGVSIDLQMLDRTVNLVDERIDLAIRTSNDLDPNLIARRLTVCRSVICASPAYLREHPAPQRVEELSQHNCLTHSYFGKSLWHFEQDGEQVSVPVQGNISANEASTLLRATMAGAGVAMLPSYQAGVHIHSGELVRLLPHAEPRQMNMYAVYASRKHMPAALRSMLDFLVLRFPEEPEWDKGL; this is translated from the coding sequence ATGGATCGTCTTCAAGCAATGCGCGTCTTCGTCACCGTAGTCGACCTTGGCAGCCAGTCGGCCGCCGCCGACCACCTGGACCTCTCGCGGCCGGTGGTTTCGCGCTATCTGGCGGAGCTGGAGGACTGGGTCGGCGCCCGGCTGATGCATCGCACCACCCGCAAGCTGAGCCTGACCGCGGCGGGCACCGAGATCCTGCCCCGCTGCCGGCAGATGCTCGAGTTGTCGACGGACATGCAGGCCGCCGTCAGCGAACCCGACGACGCGCCCCGCGGCTTGCTGCGCATCAGCGTCAGCACCTCGTTCGGCCAGGCCCAGCTGGCCGATGCCATGGCCACCTACGTCAAGCGTTACCCTGGCGTCAGCATCGACCTGCAGATGCTCGACCGCACGGTGAACCTGGTGGACGAGCGCATCGACCTGGCGATCCGTACCAGCAACGACCTGGACCCGAACCTGATCGCCCGGCGGCTGACGGTATGCCGCTCGGTGATCTGCGCCTCCCCGGCCTATCTGCGCGAGCACCCGGCACCACAACGGGTCGAGGAACTCAGCCAGCACAACTGCCTGACCCACTCCTATTTCGGCAAGAGCCTGTGGCATTTCGAGCAGGACGGCGAACAGGTTTCGGTACCGGTACAGGGCAATATCAGCGCCAACGAAGCCAGCACCCTGTTGCGCGCGACCATGGCCGGGGCCGGCGTGGCCATGCTGCCCAGCTACCAGGCCGGCGTGCATATCCACAGCGGCGAACTGGTGCGCCTGCTGCCCCATGCCGAACCCCGGCAAATGAACATGTACGCGGTCTACGCCTCGCGCAAACACATGCCGGCGGCCCTGCGCAGCATGCTGGATTTCCTGGTGCTGCGTTTCCCCGAGGAGCCGGAGTGGGACAAGGGCCTTTAA
- a CDS encoding helix-turn-helix domain-containing protein: MNKPALPSIPVFKLYGESLDWPTPDLLHCETISKRSREHHWEIKPHRHADLCQLLFVHRGQAELEIEGQRTLLGESALQILPALSVHGFRFSEDIDGYVVTLAAPLMAHLQAQLGHSVNALAVAESYPAGTDGDYLNSLFAALQNEYQGREPAREMLMHSLVSVIMVWVSRQAIRRRSASQRPQRAREYFNGYIQLVENHYREHVKVEDLAHKLGISVSHLNGTCRELAGQPALQIMHERQLLEAKRLLTYTSMTIYEISDTLGFSDPTNFTRLFRRRVGISPKAFRDRLKSDHEQ; encoded by the coding sequence ATGAATAAGCCTGCCTTGCCTTCAATTCCGGTGTTCAAACTCTACGGGGAAAGCCTCGACTGGCCGACGCCGGACCTGCTGCACTGCGAAACCATTTCCAAGCGCAGCCGCGAGCACCATTGGGAAATCAAGCCGCATCGGCATGCCGATCTGTGTCAGCTGCTGTTCGTGCATCGCGGGCAGGCCGAGCTGGAGATCGAAGGCCAGCGCACGCTGCTGGGGGAGTCGGCGCTACAGATCCTGCCGGCCCTGTCGGTGCATGGCTTTCGTTTTTCCGAAGACATCGACGGTTATGTGGTGACCCTGGCGGCGCCCTTGATGGCCCATCTGCAAGCCCAGCTGGGGCACTCGGTGAATGCCCTGGCCGTGGCCGAGAGCTACCCGGCGGGCACCGACGGCGACTACCTGAACAGTCTGTTTGCCGCGTTGCAGAACGAGTACCAGGGGCGTGAGCCGGCGCGGGAAATGCTCATGCATTCGCTGGTCAGCGTGATCATGGTGTGGGTCAGCCGCCAGGCGATCCGGCGCCGCAGCGCCAGCCAGCGGCCGCAGCGGGCACGGGAGTATTTCAATGGGTATATCCAGCTGGTGGAAAACCACTATCGCGAGCATGTGAAGGTCGAGGACCTGGCGCACAAGCTGGGGATTTCCGTTTCCCACCTCAATGGCACCTGCCGTGAACTGGCGGGCCAGCCGGCCCTGCAGATCATGCATGAACGCCAGCTGCTGGAGGCCAAGCGCCTGCTGACCTACACCAGCATGACCATCTACGAGATTTCCGACACCCTGGGGTTTTCCGATCCCACCAACTTCACCCGGTTGTTCCGTCGCCGGGTCGGGATCTCGCCCAAGGCTTTCCGCGACCGCTTGAAGAGCGATCACGAACAGTGA